Proteins encoded in a region of the Chryseobacterium piperi genome:
- a CDS encoding agmatine deiminase family protein: protein MSQTYHFPEESLPHEGTWLQWPHHYQHGVTYRKRVEQTWIDMTKALQANEKVHIIAYDATEKKRIIDVLEQNAVPLKNIDFKIYPTDDVWVRDNGPIFVKDGQGRVLIEDWGFNGWGEKFDFENCDKIPQRIGKDLGIKVINLNDEMVNEGGAVETDGNGVLMACKSSVISQKKGAVRNKGITQNEAEDMFKTYYGVSKVIWLDGITGLDVTDMHIDGFMKFIDHNTMITMDEDELLDMGLSDKDINTLYTATNVDGKVYKKVYVPATKNKVKTAYGKQLDEKGSYVNYYVANNVVLVPNYGDPNDKIANKIIQEQYLDRKVIGIDVRNLYENGGMVHCVTQQQPVGSLMN from the coding sequence ATGTCACAGACTTATCACTTTCCGGAAGAATCTTTACCTCATGAAGGTACCTGGCTTCAGTGGCCACACCATTACCAACATGGGGTTACGTATAGAAAAAGGGTCGAACAAACCTGGATCGATATGACTAAAGCATTGCAAGCCAATGAAAAGGTTCATATTATTGCTTACGACGCTACGGAGAAGAAAAGGATTATAGATGTTTTAGAACAAAATGCGGTTCCTTTAAAGAATATTGATTTTAAGATTTATCCTACCGATGATGTATGGGTAAGAGATAACGGTCCTATTTTCGTCAAAGATGGACAAGGACGAGTTTTGATTGAAGATTGGGGTTTTAATGGTTGGGGTGAAAAGTTTGATTTTGAAAACTGTGACAAGATTCCACAACGTATCGGAAAAGATTTAGGAATAAAAGTAATTAATCTCAATGACGAAATGGTTAATGAGGGAGGTGCTGTAGAAACTGATGGGAATGGAGTTTTAATGGCTTGTAAAAGTTCTGTTATCAGTCAGAAAAAAGGAGCTGTCCGAAATAAAGGGATAACGCAGAATGAGGCTGAGGATATGTTTAAAACTTACTATGGAGTATCGAAAGTCATCTGGTTGGACGGCATTACAGGTCTTGATGTGACAGATATGCATATTGACGGATTCATGAAATTTATTGACCATAATACCATGATCACTATGGACGAAGATGAATTACTGGATATGGGACTTTCTGATAAGGATATCAATACCCTTTATACGGCAACCAATGTTGATGGGAAAGTATATAAAAAAGTCTATGTCCCTGCTACAAAAAATAAAGTAAAAACAGCCTATGGAAAACAATTGGATGAGAAAGGGTCATATGTCAATTATTACGTAGCCAACAATGTTGTTCTTGTTCCTAATTATGGTGACCCTAATGATAAAATTGCCAATAAAATTATCCAGGAACAATATCTGGATAGAAAAGTAATAGGAATTGATGTCAGAAACTTATATGAAAATGGCGGGATGGTACATTGTGTAACACAACAGCAGCCTGTTGGAAGTCTAATGAATTAG
- a CDS encoding AMP-binding protein has translation MVIDFNNLKINNLHPQTEFEKKVILFLEKWMSDSKTVEVQTSGSTGVPKIFEIEKKKMVNSAVMTCNFLGLKEGDTALLCLPVEYISGKMMIVRSIERKMKLIVADPSLKPVKGLEMNINFCAMTPLQVENSLEKLPLIQNLIIGGAAVSESLKKRIVHLDTHIYETYGMSETLSHIALKQITPKAEHYFTAFENVSISKDERGCLRVFAPNVNDEVLQTNDLVDIKDGNQFRFLGRIDHVINSGGAKIFPEELENLVKNKISNEVVFLGLEDERLGQKLVLVIEGQQSDEVLQKVSEIQFDKNFHKPKKIIFIDEIPRTPNGKVSRIELRKKIDNSL, from the coding sequence ATGGTCATAGACTTCAATAATCTCAAAATTAATAATTTACATCCACAGACTGAATTTGAAAAAAAAGTCATTCTTTTTTTAGAAAAATGGATGTCTGATTCAAAAACGGTGGAGGTCCAGACTTCCGGGTCAACAGGAGTACCAAAAATTTTCGAAATCGAAAAGAAGAAAATGGTCAATTCTGCGGTAATGACCTGTAATTTTCTGGGACTGAAAGAAGGGGACACAGCACTATTATGCCTGCCGGTAGAGTATATTTCCGGTAAGATGATGATTGTGCGCTCAATAGAACGAAAAATGAAGTTGATTGTTGCTGATCCTTCCTTAAAACCGGTTAAGGGTTTGGAAATGAATATTAATTTTTGTGCTATGACACCATTGCAGGTTGAAAACTCATTGGAAAAGTTGCCTCTTATCCAGAATCTTATTATTGGTGGTGCTGCAGTATCGGAGAGCCTTAAGAAAAGAATTGTACATTTGGATACTCACATTTATGAAACTTATGGGATGTCGGAAACACTTTCCCATATTGCTTTAAAGCAAATTACTCCTAAAGCTGAGCATTATTTCACAGCTTTTGAAAATGTTTCCATCTCTAAAGATGAGCGTGGCTGTCTAAGGGTTTTTGCGCCCAATGTTAATGATGAGGTATTGCAAACTAATGACTTAGTTGATATCAAGGATGGGAATCAGTTCAGGTTTTTGGGGAGAATTGATCATGTGATTAATTCAGGCGGGGCTAAAATATTCCCTGAAGAATTAGAAAACCTAGTGAAAAACAAAATTTCGAATGAAGTCGTCTTTTTAGGATTAGAAGATGAAAGGTTAGGACAAAAACTGGTTTTGGTTATTGAAGGTCAACAATCTGATGAGGTTTTGCAAAAGGTGTCGGAAATTCAATTTGATAAAAATTTCCATAAACCTAAAAAAATCATTTTTATTGATGAAATCCCAAGAACGCCTAACGGTAAAGTAAGTCGTATTGAATTAAGGAAAAAAATAGATAACAGCTTATAA
- the arfB gene encoding alternative ribosome rescue aminoacyl-tRNA hydrolase ArfB, producing MKDFSKELSFKTSRSSGAGGQNVNKVETAVTVLWNVSESEFFNDDEKDLIQFKLKNRINAEGVLFLSVSESRTQLMNKNMAIEKIIEIVNKALIIPKKRIKTKPSKTQKQKRLDTKKKLSDKKENRRFKF from the coding sequence ATGAAAGATTTTTCAAAAGAACTCAGTTTCAAAACTTCCCGTAGCAGTGGGGCGGGAGGACAAAATGTAAATAAAGTTGAAACCGCTGTTACTGTACTTTGGAATGTTTCTGAGTCTGAATTTTTTAATGATGATGAAAAAGACCTGATTCAGTTTAAACTAAAAAACCGAATCAATGCTGAAGGTGTTTTATTTTTATCGGTTTCCGAGAGCAGAACTCAACTGATGAATAAAAACATGGCTATTGAAAAAATAATAGAGATTGTAAATAAAGCTTTAATAATTCCTAAAAAAAGAATAAAAACGAAGCCATCGAAAACACAAAAGCAAAAAAGGCTGGATACTAAAAAGAAACTGTCTGATAAAAAGGAAAATAGAAGATTTAAATTTTAG
- a CDS encoding deoxyhypusine synthase family protein, giving the protein MNKPISEFIEKYYLHFNAAALVDASKGYVAHLKDGGKMMVTLAGAMSTAELGKIFAEMIRQDKVDFISCTGANLEEDLMNLVAHSHYERVPHYRDLTAQDEWDLLERGLNRVTDTCIPEEEAFRRLQKHIVDIWKDAEAKGERYFPHEYMYKMILSGVLEQYYEIPRENSWMIAAAEKNLPIVVPGWEDSTMGNIFASYCIKGELKASTMKSGIEYMMYLADWYTKNSAGKGVGFFQIGGGIAGDFPICVVPMLYQDMEMHDIPFWSYFCQISDSTTSYGSYSGAVPNEKITWGKLDITTPKFIVESDATICAPLMFSYILENS; this is encoded by the coding sequence ATGAACAAGCCAATTTCTGAGTTTATAGAAAAATATTACCTGCACTTTAATGCAGCTGCATTGGTGGATGCATCAAAAGGTTATGTTGCACATCTTAAAGATGGAGGGAAAATGATGGTAACTTTAGCAGGAGCAATGTCAACTGCAGAGTTAGGAAAAATTTTTGCAGAGATGATCCGTCAGGACAAAGTAGATTTTATTTCTTGTACAGGGGCCAATCTTGAAGAAGACTTAATGAATCTTGTAGCGCATTCTCACTATGAAAGAGTTCCGCATTACAGAGATCTTACAGCACAAGATGAATGGGATTTATTGGAAAGAGGTTTAAACAGAGTTACCGATACATGTATTCCTGAAGAAGAAGCTTTCAGAAGATTACAAAAGCATATCGTAGATATCTGGAAAGATGCTGAAGCTAAAGGAGAAAGATATTTTCCACATGAGTATATGTATAAAATGATTCTTTCAGGAGTTTTAGAACAATATTATGAGATCCCGAGAGAGAACTCATGGATGATTGCTGCAGCAGAGAAAAACCTTCCGATAGTAGTTCCTGGATGGGAAGATTCTACTATGGGTAATATCTTTGCTTCATACTGTATCAAAGGAGAGCTTAAAGCTTCTACTATGAAATCAGGAATTGAGTATATGATGTATCTTGCAGATTGGTATACTAAAAACTCTGCTGGAAAAGGAGTAGGGTTCTTCCAGATCGGTGGAGGGATTGCCGGAGATTTCCCAATTTGTGTGGTACCTATGTTGTATCAGGATATGGAAATGCATGACATTCCTTTCTGGTCTTATTTCTGCCAGATTTCAGATTCTACAACTTCTTATGGTTCATATTCGGGAGCAGTTCCAAATGAAAAAATCACATGGGGTAAATTGGATATCACAACGCCGAAATTTATCGTTGAAAGTGATGCTACTATCTGTGCTCCATTGATGTTCTCTTATATTCTGGAGAATTCTTAA
- a CDS encoding MGMT family protein, translating into MDEIFKQQVYEIAKLIPKGRVSTYGAIAKAVGYPNHSRHVGKAMGGCPKDVPAHRVISSSGTLSVKEFQPKLEAEGVVVENFRIKNFKKLFWDPLSEL; encoded by the coding sequence ATGGACGAAATTTTCAAACAACAGGTTTATGAAATTGCGAAACTGATTCCTAAGGGACGTGTTTCCACCTATGGAGCAATTGCTAAAGCGGTAGGGTATCCCAATCATTCCAGGCATGTAGGAAAGGCAATGGGAGGTTGCCCTAAGGATGTTCCGGCTCACCGCGTAATTTCCAGTTCCGGAACTTTATCTGTAAAAGAATTTCAACCCAAACTTGAAGCAGAGGGGGTTGTTGTTGAAAATTTTAGAATTAAGAATTTCAAAAAGCTTTTTTGGGATCCTTTGAGTGAATTGTAA
- a CDS encoding helix-turn-helix transcriptional regulator, with protein sequence MQKEKLRSIRKRKGYTQQQIADIIATDVSNYSRKESGDVKIVRAEWEKIANFLDVTMEEIYEEDEASIVVNNDHPVFNDSSASGVYQYNNSTVPLSIVENLQEYISLLKVENQKLNEEIRSLKGKK encoded by the coding sequence ATGCAAAAAGAAAAGCTACGTTCAATTAGAAAGAGAAAGGGATATACTCAACAGCAGATTGCTGATATCATTGCTACTGATGTCTCCAACTACAGCAGAAAGGAAAGCGGAGATGTAAAAATCGTAAGAGCTGAATGGGAAAAAATAGCTAATTTCTTAGATGTTACGATGGAAGAGATTTATGAAGAGGATGAAGCTTCAATCGTTGTTAATAATGACCATCCTGTATTTAACGACAGTTCAGCATCTGGTGTTTATCAATATAATAACAGTACAGTACCTCTGTCTATTGTAGAAAACCTTCAGGAATATATTTCTTTATTAAAGGTGGAAAACCAGAAGCTAAATGAAGAGATAAGAAGCTTAAAAGGAAAAAAGTAA